The following proteins are encoded in a genomic region of Oreochromis aureus strain Israel breed Guangdong linkage group 8, ZZ_aureus, whole genome shotgun sequence:
- the LOC116324400 gene encoding microfibril-associated glycoprotein 4-like isoform X2 — MYCFLSCERKPVFLCNKQRGAAVWGKPANRSLAALLQASRYSLLEASRNQPSCVHDLQTKVAGRWWYLSVVLTSLECRVCPAGYPLSRPQVFQRRTDGSVNFYRPWSQYKMGFGNPAREYWLGLERLFHLTLRKRYELLVDMEDFSGNKAFARYSSFSIDPESYGYRLHVSGFINGGAGDSLSAHNGQKFSTFDKDQDSSSGNCAKSFQGAFWYNNCHLANPNGAYRWGADSTLYAVGVEWALWKGHDYSLKTISMKIRPVQ, encoded by the exons ATGTACTGTTTCCTGTCATGTGAGAGAAAACCAGTGTTTCTCTGTAATAAGCAGAGAGGAGCAGCGGTGTGGGGAAAACCTGCAAACAGGAGTCTGGCTGCACTGCTGCAGGCTTCCAGGTACTCACTGTTGGAGGCTTCAAGGAATCAGCCCAGCTGTGTGCACGATCTCCAAACTAAAGTCGCAGGGCGTTGGTGGTACCTGTCTGTGGTTCTGACTAGTCTTGAATGCCGTGTATGTCCAGCTGGTTATCCACTTTCTCGTCCCCAGGTGTTCCAGAGGAGGACGGACGGCTCGGTGAACTTCTACAGACCCTGGAGTCAATACAAGATGGGCTTCGGTAACCCTGCCAGAGAGTACTGGCTCG GCCTCGAGAGGCTCTTCCACCTCACTCTGAGGAAAAGGTACGAGCTGCTGGTCGACATGGAGGACTTCAGTGGAAACAAGGCGTTTGCTCGTTACTCCTCGTTCTCCATCGATCCAGAGTCCTACGGATACAGACTGCACGTGTCTGGATTCATTAACGGAGGGGCAG gagACAGTCTGAGTGCTCACAACGGACAGAAGTTCTCCACATTTGACAAAGACCAGGACAGCTCGTCAGGAAACTGTGCCAAAAGTTTCCAGGGAGCGTTCTGGTACAACAACTGTCACCTAGCAAACCCCAATGGAGCTTATCGCTGGGGAGCTGACAGCACTTTATATGCTGTGGGAGTGGAGTGGGCACTGTGGAAAGGTCATGACTACTCCCTGAAGACCATCAGCATGAAGATCCGTCCTGTGCAGTAA
- the LOC116324400 gene encoding microfibril-associated glycoprotein 4-like isoform X3 encodes MDSLNGRWTRGAAVWGKPANRSLAALLQASRYSLLEASRNQPSCVHDLQTKVAGRWWYLSVVLTSLECRVCPAGYPLSRPQVFQRRTDGSVNFYRPWSQYKMGFGNPAREYWLGLERLFHLTLRKRYELLVDMEDFSGNKAFARYSSFSIDPESYGYRLHVSGFINGGAGDSLSAHNGQKFSTFDKDQDSSSGNCAKSFQGAFWYNNCHLANPNGAYRWGADSTLYAVGVEWALWKGHDYSLKTISMKIRPVQ; translated from the exons AGAGGAGCAGCGGTGTGGGGAAAACCTGCAAACAGGAGTCTGGCTGCACTGCTGCAGGCTTCCAGGTACTCACTGTTGGAGGCTTCAAGGAATCAGCCCAGCTGTGTGCACGATCTCCAAACTAAAGTCGCAGGGCGTTGGTGGTACCTGTCTGTGGTTCTGACTAGTCTTGAATGCCGTGTATGTCCAGCTGGTTATCCACTTTCTCGTCCCCAGGTGTTCCAGAGGAGGACGGACGGCTCGGTGAACTTCTACAGACCCTGGAGTCAATACAAGATGGGCTTCGGTAACCCTGCCAGAGAGTACTGGCTCG GCCTCGAGAGGCTCTTCCACCTCACTCTGAGGAAAAGGTACGAGCTGCTGGTCGACATGGAGGACTTCAGTGGAAACAAGGCGTTTGCTCGTTACTCCTCGTTCTCCATCGATCCAGAGTCCTACGGATACAGACTGCACGTGTCTGGATTCATTAACGGAGGGGCAG gagACAGTCTGAGTGCTCACAACGGACAGAAGTTCTCCACATTTGACAAAGACCAGGACAGCTCGTCAGGAAACTGTGCCAAAAGTTTCCAGGGAGCGTTCTGGTACAACAACTGTCACCTAGCAAACCCCAATGGAGCTTATCGCTGGGGAGCTGACAGCACTTTATATGCTGTGGGAGTGGAGTGGGCACTGTGGAAAGGTCATGACTACTCCCTGAAGACCATCAGCATGAAGATCCGTCCTGTGCAGTAA